The genomic window GGGCGCCGGGTCTTGAATATCGGGTGCAGCCGGCGGGGATTGAAGTGTGAGCTGATGCGACCGATATCCACCGGTGTGCGGATAAAGGCCTTGCGCATGCTCTTGCCGTCTGGGGTGTAGTAGTTTGCATCGCCATTGCTGTCGACATAGCGCACGGCACTGAAAGTTTTGCCCTGGTTGACGAAGGTCACGGCCTGAATGGGGCCGTTGCCGATCTTCTCACCGTCGAGGAATTTTTCCTCGAACATTACGCTGAAGCGGTCACCCTTGCGGATATCCAGAGCGAAATCGATATCGGAGCTGAAGACCTGCGCCATCTCCATGATCAGGTCGTGGCTCAGTCCAGCCTCGCTACCCGCCATAAAGAGAGAGCTGTCGATCTGTGCTTCCCGGAAAGCGCTGTAGCTGTCCGCCTGGCGCTGGTGGGATGCGTATCTGAAGGTTCCGCTGTCTTCCCGGGTAAATGCCTCCAGATTAAGGCGGTCCCGGTGCAGTTCCAGGCTTGCCAGCGAGCCGTCGCTGTTGACGTGGAAGGTAAGCTTTTCCCCGGGGGTCAGTCGGGCCAGGCCGCGAGCTTCCTCTCCACTGGAGAGAAGCTTGTACATTTCGGTCGCATCGACCCCGGCGCGCTTGAAAAGATCGGACAGGGTGTCGCCATTGCGAACCTCCAGGTCCTTCTTATCAAGGGTTACCGGCGGCTCACTGACGTCGGCCTCCGCGTCGCTCGCAGTCACGGCTTCTTCAGCAGGCCGAGCGACGAGATCGGTGGCCGTCTCTTCAGGTGCTGACAGATTCACGGGCAATGGGAGTCGCTTGGCCTCCACCTCGGGAGTGGGGACGAACATGGCGAGCACCAGCGCGAAACTGGCGGCCCCTGCCGCGAGGGCATGAGTGCGCGGGAAATGCTGGCGCAGGGCGCCGAACAGGCGCCTGGGCTTCGGTGTGCGTGGATTTTCCATGGTCTTAATAGGTGGTGCTGGTATTACTTTTTATCGGTGTGTGGCATCTGCTGTGCCTAAAAAACGAACACCGAGACGGCTTTATAACAAAATTTCTGCCGGCGTTCACGGGATAATTGACCTGCACTTCCATGGTTCAGTTCCTCTGTACCTGCTCCTTGGCTCGCCTGGCTTGGCGCCGTGGCCGCTTGTATTTACCGGGATATTCGGTAATGTTGCAGCCCGCTTTGCCGCCGTCCGGCGGCGCAAATCGCCAGATCCAACTACTGCACTGAGGGGACACAATGGCCGGGGTCGATACGACACTGTTGAAAGATTTGGACCGCCGGGGGCTGATTAACCAGGCCACCGGGGATGGGGAGCTGACCGAGCATCTGGCGCATTCCCGCA from Microbulbifer aggregans includes these protein-coding regions:
- a CDS encoding peptidoglycan DD-metalloendopeptidase family protein, translating into MENPRTPKPRRLFGALRQHFPRTHALAAGAASFALVLAMFVPTPEVEAKRLPLPVNLSAPEETATDLVARPAEEAVTASDAEADVSEPPVTLDKKDLEVRNGDTLSDLFKRAGVDATEMYKLLSSGEEARGLARLTPGEKLTFHVNSDGSLASLELHRDRLNLEAFTREDSGTFRYASHQRQADSYSAFREAQIDSSLFMAGSEAGLSHDLIMEMAQVFSSDIDFALDIRKGDRFSVMFEEKFLDGEKIGNGPIQAVTFVNQGKTFSAVRYVDSNGDANYYTPDGKSMRKAFIRTPVDIGRISSHFNPRRLHPIFKTRRPHNGTDYAAPTGTPVYSAGDGRVIKAGYSKANGNYVFIKHGERYVTRYLHLHKRKVKRGQRVKQRQVIGTVGATGYATGPHLHYEFLVDGSHRNPATIVRKLPKAKSIPSAEMDRFRTQTQPLLAKLESYEQPALAQRNEPEDSQGVN